A stretch of Henckelia pumila isolate YLH828 chromosome 4, ASM3356847v2, whole genome shotgun sequence DNA encodes these proteins:
- the LOC140862726 gene encoding uncharacterized protein, translating to MNMLDAASGGVFVDKTPVQARNLIENMAANSQQFGTNRSDPATEQGNEVNVSSLEQQLIELTNFVRQMAIGIGQNVRACGVCAKVGHAIDMCPTLQEGSAEQVNAVGGWKDHPNLRYENPPVHQPHNQAYRRTPYHPPQPQCPQVPTPGEFLENIVKDLATNTVTFQQETRAIIQQLNTQIGQLATAAKRLEALNSNSLPSQTVVNPKENVSAITLRSERELKVHEEVVKEPIGDIQLDTVMLDLGASLNVMTYSVYDSLNLGPLNKTEIVIQMADRSTIYPRGLLEDVLVQVDNLVFPADFYVLDMKSNDLNSPILLGRPFPKTSKSIIDVNNGTLTMEFDREVVKFHIFDTLQIPDCESVVNNLDAINHLSQKHKKVVNGDKVKEVIARPIENFTAESFRSDLQVPRKSKQRKQRPKITAILRKWVKVVRKTRYEPP from the exons ATGAATATGCTagatgcggccagtggaggagtttttgtggacaaaactccagTTCAAGCAAGGAATTTAAtcgagaatatggctgccaattctcagcaatttggcaccaataGGAGTGATCCAGCAACCGAACAGGgcaacgaggtaaatgtttcttcccttgaacaacaattgaTTGAACTGACGAATTTTGTGCGTCAAATGGCTATAGGGATTGGACAAAATGTAAGAGCATGTGGAGTTTGTGCTAAAGTGGGACATGCAATtgacatgtgtcccactctTCAAGAGGGGTCTGCTGAGCAAGTCAATGCAGTAGGAG gttggaaggatcatcccaatctcAGATACGAAAACCCTCCAGTACACCAACCACATAATCAAGCTTATAGAAGAACACCGTATCATCCTCCACAGCCACAGTGTCCTCAAGTTCCAACTCCTGGTGAGTTTCTAGAAaacattgttaaggatcttgctactaatactgtaACTTTTCAGCAGGAAACTCGAGCAATTATCCAACAGTTGAACACTCAAATAGGGCAGTTGGCAACCGCAGCCAAGAGGTTGGAGGCACTGAATTCTAACAGCTTACCATCACAGACAGTGGTGAATCCAAAGGAGAATGTGAGTGCAATCACCTTGAGGAGTGAAAGAGAGTTGAAGGTTCATGAAGAAGTGGTGAAAGAACCA ATAGGAGATATTCAGCTTGACACGGTCatgctagatttaggagcatcaCTTAATGTCATGACATACTCTGTTTATGATTCTTTAAACTTAGGGCCTTTAAATAAAACTGAAATTGTTATCCAgatggctgatagatctactaTTTATCCTAGGGGTCTGTTAGAAGATGTTCTTGTGCAAGTTGACAATTTGGTCTTTCCTGCTGATTTCTATGTTCTTGACATGAAAAGCAATGATttgaatagtcctattttgttaggaagACCATTTCCTAAAACTTCAAAGTCCATCATAGATGTTAACAATGGCACTCTCACTATGGAGTTTGATAGGGAGGTTGTtaagtttcatatttttgataccctgcAAATTCCTGattgtgaaagtgttgttaataatCTTGATGCCATTAATCACTTGTCGCAAAAACACAAGAAGGTTGTGAATGGGGATAAAGTTAAGGAGGTTATTGCAAGACCTATTGAGAATTTTACTGCTGAAAGTTTTCGTTCTGATCTGCAGGTACCCAGGAAATCGAAGCAGAGGAAGCAAAGACCAAAAATTACTGCAATACTGCGCAAGTGGGTGAAGGTGGTTAGAAAAACTAGATATGAACCACCATGA